A stretch of DNA from Myxococcales bacterium:
GGAGGAAGGGGCAACGAGTTCCCTGCCGTTTTACCCGGCGTCCGTCGGCGCGAACCGACACAGCCTGATGTCTCTCACCGGCGGTGCCATTGGCCAGGGGCTGCCCTGCGCCACCGGTGCGGCGGTTGCGTGTCCAGATCGCAAGGTTGTCGCCCTTCAGGCCGATGGCAGCGGCATGTACACCCTGCAGTCGCTGTGGACTCAGGCGCGAGAAGGCCTCGATGTCGTCACACTACTGTGTTCGAACCGGGCCTACCGTATTTTGCAGATCGAATTCGCGCGCGCGGGGAACGTTGAACCCGGACCGAAGGCGCGCAGCCTCACCAGCCTCGAACAACCGGAACTCGACTGGGTTGCGCTGGCAAAAGGCTGCGGTGTCCCGGGCACGAGAATTGAGAGCGTCGAGGCCCTTTCAACGGCACTCCCCCGGGCGTTGGCAGAACCCGGGCCGCACCTGCTCGAACTGATGATCTGAAGCAGGCCCTGTGTTTTGTCGGACTCTTCCTATTCTCAGCGCAATCGCGATCTCCTTCGGACGACGCAGCCCTTCCGGCCCTGGCGCTAGTTTCGATCCTTCATCCCCTCCGCTTCCGAGAGCAATCGATTGAATCCGGCGAGCAGCGCGCGAATGGGCGCAGTCACGATGCTCTCGTCCGTCGCGACACCAAAACACGACGCCGAGCCGGTTTCTGTCGCGCAGGCGAGTTCGACGTAGGCCACTGCCCGGGCATCCGCACCCGATCCGAGTGCGTGCTCGCTGTAATCTCGCACCTCGAGTTCGATGTCGAACGCTCGAGACAGCGCCCCGACGAACGCGTGCACCGGGCCGCCCCCCGTGCCTGCCAGGGAGTGGCATTTCCCGTCCCTCCACACCGTCGCAACAACCCTGCAACCCTCGCCAGCAGCTGGGCTGCGATCCCACGAAATCTCAGTCAACTCGAATGGCCCATTTACGTCGAGATACTCGCTGCGGAAGATCTCGCCGAGTTCCTTCGAACTGACTTCCTCCCCCGACTCGTTGGCGAAGCGCTGTACCTTCTTGCTGAACTCGATCTGCAACCCGCGCGGCAGATCGAACCCATGATCGCGTTTCATCAGGTAGGCGAGCCCGCCTTTGCCCGACTGGCTGTTGATCCGGATCACGGCTTCGTAGTCGCGTCCGACATCCGCCGGATCAATCGGCAGGTAAGGCACTTCCCACTCTTCGGAACGCTGTCTCTCCTGTGCCGCGAGCCCCTTCCGAATGGCGTCTTGATGGGATCCCGAAAAAGCGGTGAATACCAACTCGCCCGCGTAGGGGTGGCGCGGGTGAACGGGCAGCCGAGTGCAGCTCTCCGAGAGTTCGACCACGCGGTTGATGTCCCCAAAGTCGAGCTGGGGGTCCACGCCCTGGGCCATCATGTTCAGCGCCAACGTCACCACACAGACGTTGCCCGTGCGTTCGCCGTTGCCAAACAGGGTCCCTTCAACGCGCTCCGCTCCCGCCATCAACGCCAGTTCGGCCGCCGCGACGCCGCAGCCCCGATCGTTGTGCGGATGCACGCTGATCACAGCGCGCTCGCGCTGGGAGAGTGAACGGCAGAAATATTCCACCTGATCCGCGTAAATATTGGGCGATGACATCTCCACCGTAGAAGGCAGGTTGAGGATCACCGGATTCTCTTGCGTGGCGCCCCACTCGTCGAGAACCGCCTCGCAGATTTCGACCGCAAAATCGGGTTCCGTTCCGGTATAGCTCTCGGGTGAGTACTCGAGAATCACCTCGGTTCCGGTCAAGTCCGCGGCCAACTCTTTCACGCGTCGCACTGCGCGAACTGCGATGTCGACGATGGCGTCACGTTCGAGCCCGAAGACCACCCTGCGCTGCAACTCCGAAGTGGAGTTGTAGACGTGGACGATGGCCCGACGCGCGCCGCGGATGGATTCGAGGGTCGGAACGATCAGGTCTTTCCGGGCCTGGGTCAAGACCTGGATCGTGACGTCGTCGGGGATGTGGCCCCCTTCGATGAGTTCGCGCACGAATTCGTACTCGGTCTCCGAAGCCGCCGGAAAACCGATTTCAATTTCTTTGAACCCGATATCGACAAGCCCCCGATAGATCCGCATCTTGCGCTCGGGACCCATGGGTTCGACCAGGGCCTGGTTTCCGTCCCGCAAATCGACGCTGCACCAGCGCGGTGCGCATCCGATCGTGCGATCGGGCCAGGCCCGGTCCACCAGGCTGAGCCGCGGAAAGGGCTTGTAGTGATGAGCGGGCATCCCCGGTGCAGAGCACTTCTCTGATGCTTCAACCGTGACAACCTCTGGGGCTGGGCCGACTTTACTGACTTCGCGGAATTGATTCGACATGACTGACACACTCCTGATCTAAGAAACGGTTCGACTCGATTTCGGTTGTTTCCGACCCGTGAGCGTTGAACTGAAAACGCGAAACCCCCTCCGGCCAGATATGGCGGGAGAGGGTTTCGCGTACAATTTGTCTTGCTTTTGCTTCTTGTACTACGCTTCGCTTGTACGAGTGTCGCGGATTGCTCGGGACCCCTTTGTTCTGGTCGTGGTGATGATCAGGGTCGCCAGTCGAGCGCTACGCGGACAGAACCTCCTCCCGCTTGATTAAGGGCTGTAAGGCCAGTAAAAGCAGGCTCAGAAGCTTCTGATCGTGAGTTCGCACTCGGCTCGACATCTTCTCGTTTATTTAGGCAATCTAGTCTGCCTCGTCAACCCGCCCAATTCGGCAGCGCACGGTGGAAACTTGAGACCCGGCCCAGGGGGGGCCGTCGCGTCAGTGCCCAAATTGGTGCGCGTGGCTCGCGATCGCTTCGATGATGGTTGCCGGCAGCGAACTGCGGCTGATGTAGTCCTTGATCAAGTAATCGTAGATGCCATAGCTGCCCGCAGTCGCGATCAGGTGCGGATCTTCGCTCGCGCTCAAGACAATCACCGGACAACTCGTGGTATGAGGACAAGCCCATTGAAAGGTGAGCGCCCCCGAGCTGTCCGGGAGCCCGAGATCGAGCAACATGGCGTCATACTGACAGCGCTCTACGCAGCGAGTCGCGCTCTCGAGATCCCGCGCGGTATCAATCTCGAAGTGAATCGGTTCGGCGTGGGCAAAGGTATGGCAGATGAGCGCCGCGTCGTCCGGGTTGTCTTCTACCAGCAGGATCTGGAGTTCGAGGTCTTCTCGCAGTTCTCGCGAGTCAAGACTGCGGCCCAGGCGTTCTGATGACCAGCGCATCCGGAGATCTCCTATGACTTTGGCCCCCCTCCCCCGCGGATTGTGATCTAGCGATTTATCAGGCGTTCACCTTATCTATTTGCTCGGATCGAAAGTGAGAAAGCTTGACGAGAAACGATGAACTCAATAAAAACTGAGACGTTGCTCGGGATAATCCCTGAGGATCAATTCCGGTGAACCCATGAGCAAGCTGTACTAGCCGACCTGGATCAAGGCGAGCCGCTCTCCCCAATGGGCCTCGACCGCCCGCATCAGTCTCGGGGCATTTCCCAATCCCGGATCCGCCGCGATGGTCTCGATCGCTGCGTCGCGCGCCACTTCGACCAACGCCGCGTCGCGGACCAGATCCGCCATGCGCAGATCGACCAGGTCTCCGCTTTGGCGGGTTCCCAGAAACTCGCCCGGACCGCGAATTTCGAGATCCGCGTCTGCGATTTTGAATCCGTCGGTCGTCCGCAACATGGCGTCGAGTCGCGCGCGGGCGTCCCCGCCACCCCCACGCGACACCAGCAGACAAGTGCCGCTTGCCCCACCGCGCCCCACCCGGCCGCGCAACTGGTGAAGCTGGGCCAGGCCAAAGCGTTCGGCATGTTCGATGACCATCAGGCTCGCATTCGCGACATCGACTCCGACTTCGATCACAGTCGTGGCCACGAGGATGTCGATTTGGCCCCGGGAAAAGCGATCCATCACGCTGTTGCGACGCTCTGGATCGAG
This window harbors:
- the leuA gene encoding 2-isopropylmalate synthase, with product MPAHHYKPFPRLSLVDRAWPDRTIGCAPRWCSVDLRDGNQALVEPMGPERKMRIYRGLVDIGFKEIEIGFPAASETEYEFVRELIEGGHIPDDVTIQVLTQARKDLIVPTLESIRGARRAIVHVYNSTSELQRRVVFGLERDAIVDIAVRAVRRVKELAADLTGTEVILEYSPESYTGTEPDFAVEICEAVLDEWGATQENPVILNLPSTVEMSSPNIYADQVEYFCRSLSQRERAVISVHPHNDRGCGVAAAELALMAGAERVEGTLFGNGERTGNVCVVTLALNMMAQGVDPQLDFGDINRVVELSESCTRLPVHPRHPYAGELVFTAFSGSHQDAIRKGLAAQERQRSEEWEVPYLPIDPADVGRDYEAVIRINSQSGKGGLAYLMKRDHGFDLPRGLQIEFSKKVQRFANESGEEVSSKELGEIFRSEYLDVNGPFELTEISWDRSPAAGEGCRVVATVWRDGKCHSLAGTGGGPVHAFVGALSRAFDIELEVRDYSEHALGSGADARAVAYVELACATETGSASCFGVATDESIVTAPIRALLAGFNRLLSEAEGMKDRN
- a CDS encoding response regulator; protein product: MRWSSERLGRSLDSRELREDLELQILLVEDNPDDAALICHTFAHAEPIHFEIDTARDLESATRCVERCQYDAMLLDLGLPDSSGALTFQWACPHTTSCPVIVLSASEDPHLIATAGSYGIYDYLIKDYISRSSLPATIIEAIASHAHQFGH